In one Cloacibacillus porcorum genomic region, the following are encoded:
- the yqeB gene encoding selenium-dependent molybdenum cofactor biosynthesis protein YqeB — protein sequence MDIFKDSPVIVRGGGDLATGVIYRLRVAGVPVLVLETERPLAVRRAVSVCEAVYEGRCRVEDMECRLISSLDEFDPAVVGVLVDPRGDSIAALRPRILIDAIMAKRATGTARGMAPVTIALGPGFSAPEDVLYVIETMRGHSLGRVITKGAAIPDTKRPGVIMGYGIERLLRAPAEGRLVPRKGIGDLVEAGETVGEIAGHPVRANISGVIRGLIHPSVECRYDMKIGDVDPRGVADYCFTISDKSLSIAGGVMEAISRSAR from the coding sequence ATGGATATATTTAAGGATTCCCCTGTCATAGTAAGAGGCGGCGGCGATCTCGCCACCGGCGTTATATACCGGCTCCGCGTGGCCGGCGTTCCGGTGCTTGTGCTTGAGACGGAGCGTCCGCTGGCCGTGCGCCGCGCCGTCTCCGTCTGCGAGGCCGTCTATGAGGGGCGCTGCCGTGTCGAGGATATGGAGTGCCGCCTCATCTCATCGCTTGACGAGTTTGATCCGGCCGTCGTCGGCGTTCTGGTCGACCCGCGCGGCGATTCTATCGCCGCCCTTCGTCCGCGGATTCTCATTGACGCGATCATGGCGAAGCGCGCCACGGGAACGGCGCGCGGAATGGCCCCCGTGACGATCGCCCTTGGCCCCGGTTTCAGCGCGCCGGAGGACGTCCTTTACGTTATTGAGACGATGCGCGGCCACAGCCTGGGACGGGTCATCACGAAGGGCGCGGCGATCCCCGACACTAAGAGGCCCGGCGTGATCATGGGCTACGGTATCGAGAGGCTGCTGCGCGCTCCGGCGGAGGGACGTCTGGTTCCCCGTAAAGGTATCGGCGACCTCGTGGAGGCGGGCGAGACGGTCGGCGAGATCGCGGGCCATCCCGTCCGGGCGAATATTTCCGGCGTGATCCGCGGCCTCATTCATCCCTCCGTGGAGTGCCGTTATGACATGAAGATCGGCGACGTTGATCCGCGCGGCGTGGCGGATTACTGCTTTACAATATCGGACAAATCCCTCTCGATAGCGGGCGGCGTTATGGAGGCCATAAGCCGTTCGGCCCGCTGA
- a CDS encoding endonuclease MutS2, which produces MFIEKAAYSSLEISKVMELVSRRCRSEIGALVARNIAPAFDMAELKRRQALYMDVERYRGYKGELPWINDIVSVAFMLEMAEENGLLSGEELVKIRLLLTLSGRMRDALSAAREEYPNFGILLRDMRDFSEEARMLAVIDDDGHLYDYASEKLSALRQQMRGLKDTVRRRGHALLNDPAIAGMLQERVLTLRNGRYAFLVRQDALSQFPGSVIDRSGSGNSVYMEPRSLLSLNNEYSKLYGEEMLEETRIFREFTAKLINRKKGIIDTENVLGTVDLFYALSEMTRIYKWRLPDLDPRTLFSFVSARHPLLGDRSVPIEIRCGGDFRILVITGPNTGGKTVALKTAGVCIYLGWLGFPIPAGEGSLLGDIGELFTDIGDEQSIEQSLSTFSAHVTHVSEILNRVTPRSVVMLDELGAGTDPEEGAALGIALLDWLREERALVLATTHHNPIKRFALTTEDIETASVEFDSATLSPTYRILIGIPGRSNALLIAGKLGMRRSIIERAERAINGREISMEDLIGELHEKRAALEREANAVEASRKKLAALEKDYEAKIKAIEEKRDALIANADKKALSIVRNAEDSARALIKNMENAQAESEARRELEKKRSHFQKIERSAIKREEQKTSVESVAATSHELKAGDTVQVIGTSKSATVIEVKGKKARIQAGIAEIEVPLTKLKVITRKSPDRAPQAQVQIKVSRPVGVPSSIMVRGMTIDEALPMVEQYLDQAYCAGYDTVTVIHGRGEGILRREVQELCKRVPYIAEHNLGGPGEGGYGVTIVKFRR; this is translated from the coding sequence ATGTTTATAGAAAAAGCTGCCTACAGCAGTCTGGAAATTTCAAAGGTTATGGAACTGGTCTCACGGCGCTGCCGCAGTGAGATAGGGGCGCTTGTGGCGCGGAATATCGCTCCGGCTTTCGATATGGCGGAGCTTAAGCGGCGTCAGGCGCTCTATATGGATGTGGAAAGATACCGCGGCTATAAGGGAGAACTGCCGTGGATAAATGATATAGTCTCCGTCGCCTTTATGCTTGAGATGGCGGAGGAGAACGGCCTGCTCTCCGGCGAGGAGCTGGTGAAGATACGGCTGCTGCTCACCCTCTCGGGGCGGATGAGGGATGCCCTCTCCGCCGCGCGCGAGGAGTATCCGAATTTCGGCATATTGCTGCGCGATATGCGCGATTTTTCGGAGGAGGCGCGGATGCTCGCCGTCATCGACGATGACGGGCATCTTTATGACTACGCCTCGGAGAAGCTCTCCGCGCTGCGCCAGCAGATGCGGGGACTCAAGGATACTGTGCGCCGCCGCGGACACGCGCTGCTGAACGATCCCGCGATCGCGGGGATGCTCCAGGAGCGGGTACTTACGCTGCGTAACGGACGCTATGCCTTTCTTGTCCGGCAGGACGCGCTGTCGCAGTTCCCCGGTTCGGTCATAGACCGCTCCGGCTCCGGGAACAGCGTCTATATGGAGCCGCGTTCGCTGCTGTCGCTCAACAACGAGTACAGCAAGCTTTACGGCGAGGAGATGCTCGAGGAGACGCGTATCTTCCGTGAGTTCACGGCAAAGCTGATCAACCGCAAAAAGGGTATCATTGACACGGAAAATGTTCTCGGGACGGTGGATCTCTTCTACGCTCTCTCCGAGATGACGCGTATATATAAGTGGCGTCTGCCGGATCTTGATCCGCGCACGCTCTTTTCTTTCGTCAGCGCCCGCCATCCGCTGCTCGGCGACAGGTCGGTGCCGATAGAGATAAGGTGCGGCGGGGATTTTCGTATCCTCGTCATTACCGGCCCCAACACGGGCGGCAAGACGGTCGCGCTCAAGACCGCGGGCGTCTGTATTTACCTCGGCTGGCTCGGCTTCCCGATACCGGCGGGGGAGGGCTCACTGCTCGGCGATATCGGCGAGCTTTTTACCGACATCGGCGACGAACAGAGCATCGAACAGAGCCTTTCGACATTCAGCGCGCATGTCACCCATGTGTCGGAGATACTGAACAGGGTGACGCCGCGCTCCGTCGTCATGCTTGACGAGCTTGGCGCGGGGACGGACCCTGAGGAGGGTGCGGCGCTTGGCATCGCGCTGCTCGACTGGCTGCGTGAGGAAAGGGCTCTCGTCCTTGCCACGACGCACCATAACCCGATAAAACGTTTCGCCCTGACGACGGAGGATATTGAAACCGCGAGCGTCGAGTTTGACAGCGCGACGCTTTCGCCGACCTACAGGATACTGATCGGCATACCGGGACGCAGCAACGCGCTGCTGATCGCCGGCAAGCTCGGCATGCGCCGCTCGATCATTGAGAGGGCTGAGCGGGCGATCAACGGACGCGAGATATCGATGGAGGATCTCATCGGCGAGCTTCACGAGAAGCGCGCCGCGCTGGAACGCGAGGCAAACGCCGTTGAGGCCTCGCGGAAGAAGCTGGCCGCGCTTGAAAAGGATTACGAAGCGAAGATAAAGGCGATCGAGGAGAAACGTGACGCGCTGATCGCCAACGCCGACAAGAAGGCGCTTTCGATCGTGCGCAACGCCGAGGATTCGGCGCGCGCGCTGATAAAGAATATGGAGAACGCGCAGGCGGAGTCCGAGGCGCGCCGCGAGCTTGAAAAGAAGCGCAGCCATTTCCAGAAGATAGAGAGGTCTGCGATAAAGCGTGAGGAGCAGAAGACGAGCGTCGAGTCCGTCGCGGCTACGAGCCATGAACTGAAGGCCGGGGATACTGTGCAGGTGATCGGTACCAGCAAGAGCGCCACGGTGATAGAGGTGAAGGGCAAGAAGGCCCGTATACAGGCGGGCATCGCGGAGATCGAGGTGCCGCTCACGAAGCTGAAGGTGATCACGAGAAAGTCTCCTGACCGGGCCCCGCAGGCCCAGGTGCAGATAAAGGTTTCGCGTCCCGTCGGCGTGCCGTCGTCGATAATGGTGCGCGGCATGACGATAGACGAGGCGCTCCCGATGGTGGAGCAGTATCTTGATCAGGCTTACTGCGCCGGTTATGACACCGTCACCGTGATACACGGACGCGGCGAGGGTATTCTGCGCCGCGAGGTGCAGGAGCTATGCAAGCGCGTTCCCTATATCGCGGAGCATAATCTCGGCGGCCCCGGCGAGGGCGGCTATGGCGTGACGATCGTGAAGTTTAGAAGATAA
- a CDS encoding CvpA family protein, whose translation MSLSGWNYWDIFFIILGCYFIIRGSFRGFVGEVITLVGFLASFYLSFHYSGGIGRFLSVTMGLNSYMAQAAAAVLIWLSVTLIAAMLRMILKSLIGAASLGGIDKLLGLFSGVIKSVIVVYVVITGGLLLAPVVTPTWMSQSDILRYAGRSWPQFRAMFIDLNLLPEGTTLPDGTLEQILRPYRTGGGGPEGYDPTPDRT comes from the coding sequence GTGAGCCTTAGCGGCTGGAACTATTGGGATATATTTTTTATCATCCTCGGGTGCTATTTTATCATCCGGGGTTCCTTTCGTGGTTTTGTCGGAGAGGTGATAACGCTTGTGGGCTTTCTCGCCTCGTTTTACCTCTCCTTTCATTATTCCGGAGGAATTGGACGCTTTCTGTCCGTGACGATGGGTCTCAACTCCTATATGGCGCAGGCCGCGGCGGCGGTGCTGATCTGGCTTTCAGTGACGCTCATCGCGGCGATGCTGCGCATGATATTGAAGAGCCTCATCGGCGCGGCAAGCCTCGGAGGGATAGACAAACTTCTGGGGCTCTTCTCCGGCGTGATCAAGAGCGTGATCGTGGTCTATGTGGTGATAACGGGCGGGCTGTTGCTCGCGCCTGTAGTCACTCCGACCTGGATGTCGCAGAGCGATATCCTGCGTTACGCGGGGCGGAGCTGGCCGCAGTTCCGCGCGATGTTTATCGACCTTAACCTGCTGCCGGAGGGCACGACGCTGCCGGACGGCACGCTGGAGCAGATATTGAGGCCCTACCGGACGGGCGGCGGGGGGCCGGAGGGGTACGATCCCACTCCCGACCGTACTTAA